The following are encoded in a window of Ricinus communis isolate WT05 ecotype wild-type chromosome 4, ASM1957865v1, whole genome shotgun sequence genomic DNA:
- the LOC8264642 gene encoding transcription factor bHLH49 isoform X1, whose protein sequence is MDMSDMDKLELEKRGDNPINYHSPANMTSDWRFGSSNITNTSLGLVPTDNQMPVCRGDLLGASSCSTASMVDSFGPGLWDHSTNSLNLGFCDINVQNHPSTSNTIGHRKSGPTSLRVGTDKALQMGWNPPSSMLKGGIFLPSAPGVLPQSLSQFPADSAFIERAARFSCFNGGNFSDMMNPFGIPESMGLYSRSGGMMQGPQEVFAASGLKTVTGGQGQNNVTIVGETSKDASMSIEHVAIEGPLKNERKSDSLVRSNDEAKQGAGGSGNESEEAEFSGGGGQEEASTLEGNGMELSAKSLGLKKRKRNGQDIELDQAKGNLQSVEAAKDNVEAQQKGDQTPTSTPNKTSGKQGKQGSQASDPPKEEYIHVRARRGQATNSHSLAERVRREKISERMKFLQDLVPGCSKVTGKAVMLDEIINYVQSLQRQVEFLSMKLATVNPRLDFNIEGLLAKDILHSRAVPSSTLAFSPDMIMAYPPFNTSQPGLIQASFPGMESHSDVLRRTISSQLTPLSGVFKEPTQLPNAWDDELHNVVQMGYGTGTTQDSQDVNVGSLPAAGQMKAEL, encoded by the exons ATGGATATGAGTGACATGGATAAATTAGAGCTAGAGAAGAGGGGTGATAATCCTATAAACTACCATTCACCTGCTAATATGACCTCAGACTGGCGATTTGGCAGTTCTAATATTACAAATACATCTTTGGGTTTGGTTCCCACCGATAATCAGATGCCAGTTTGTAGAGGAGATCTACTTGGAGCTTCTTCTTGCTCTACTGCTTCCATGGTGGACTCATTTGGTCCAGGCTTATGGGACCACAGTACTAATTCACTGAACTTGGGGTTTTGTGACATTAATGTCCAAAATCATCCAAGCACTTCAAACACAATAGGACATAGAAAAAGTGGCCCAACTTCTTTGAGAGTTGGTACTGATAAAGCTCTACAAATGGGGTGGAATCCACCAAGCTCCATGCTGAAAGGCGGCATTTTCTTGCCAAGTGCCCCCGGTGTTCTCCCACAAAGCTTATCTCAGTTTCCTGCTGATTCTGCATTTATTGAGCGTGCTGCTAGGTTTTCTTGCTTCAATGGTGGCAATTTTAGTGATATGATGAACCCTTTTGGAATACCTGAGTCTATGGGCCTTTATTCCAGGAGTGGTGGTATGATGCAAGGACCACAAGAGGTTTTTGCAGCTAGTGGATTGAAAACAGTAACTGGTGGACAAGGTCAGAATAATGTCACGATTGTGGGTGAAACTTCTAAAGATGCATCTATGTCAATTGAACATGTGGCTATTGAAGGTCCACTTAAGAATGAGAGGAAAAGCGACAGCCTTGTAAGATCTAATGATGAAGCGAAACAAGGTGCTGGCGGGTCTGGTAATGAGTCTGAGGAAGCTGAATTcagtggtggtggtggtcAAGAGGAGGCATCTACGTTGGAAGGAAATGGCATGGAATTGTCTGCTAAGAGCCTTGgcttgaagaaaagaaaaaggaatggACAG GATATTGAGCTTGATCAGGCCAAGGGAAACCTGCAATCTGTTGAAGCTGCAAAAGATAATGTCGAAGCTCAGCAGAAAGGAGACCAAACCCCAACTTCAACTCCTAATAAGACTTCTGGAAAACAAGGTAAACAAGGGTCTCAGGCTTCAGATCCGCCAAAAGAAGAATATATTCATGTCAGAGCTCGAAGAGGTCAGGCAACAAATAGCCATAGTCTTGCAGAAAGA GTACGAAGGGAAAAGATCAGTGAAAGAATGAAGTTTCTGCAAGACCTTGTACCTGGTTGCAGCAAG GTTACGGGGAAGGCGGTGATGCTAGATGAAATTATCAACTATGTCCAATCATTGCAGCGACAGGTTGAG TTTCTATCAATGAAACTTGCAACAGTGAATCCAAGGCTGGATTTTAACATAGAAGGGCTTCTTGCAAAAGAT ATCCTTCATTCACGAGCTGTTCCTTCATCTACTCTGGCATTTTCCCCAGATATGATTATGGCTTATCCACCATTTAATACATCTCAGCCAGGACTGATTCAAGCTTCGTTTCCTGGCATGGAGAGTCATTCTGATGTTCTTCGGAGAACCATTAGTTCCCAGTTAACACCACTGAGTGGAGTATTCAAGGAGCCTACTCAG TTGCCCAATGCATGGGATGACGAACTCCACAATGTTGTGCAAATGGGCTATGGAACCGGTACTACACAAGATAGCCAAGATGTAAATG TAGGATCATTGCCGGCAGCAGGCCAAATGAAAGCTGAACTCTAA
- the LOC8264642 gene encoding transcription factor bHLH49 isoform X2, whose translation MDMSDMDKLELEKRGDNPINYHSPANMTSDWRFGSSNITNTSLGLVPTDNQMPVCRGDLLGASSCSTASMVDSFGPGLWDHSTNSLNLGFCDINVQNHPSTSNTIGHRKSGPTSLRVGTDKALQMGWNPPSSMLKGGIFLPSAPGVLPQSLSQFPADSAFIERAARFSCFNGGNFSDMMNPFGIPESMGLYSRSGGMMQGPQEVFAASGLKTVTGGQGQNNVTIVGETSKDASMSIEHVAIEGPLKNERKSDSLVRSNDEAKQGAGGSGNESEEAEFSGGGGQEEASTLEGNGMELSAKSLGLKKRKRNGQDIELDQAKGNLQSVEAAKDNVEAQQKGDQTPTSTPNKTSGKQGKQGSQASDPPKEEYIHVRARRGQATNSHSLAERVRREKISERMKFLQDLVPGCSKVTGKAVMLDEIINYVQSLQRQVEFLSMKLATVNPRLDFNIEGLLAKDILHSRAVPSSTLAFSPDMIMAYPPFNTSQPGLIQASFPGMESHSDVLRRTISSQLTPLSGVFKEPTQLPNAWDDELHNVVQMGYGTGTTQDSQDVNGSLPAAGQMKAEL comes from the exons ATGGATATGAGTGACATGGATAAATTAGAGCTAGAGAAGAGGGGTGATAATCCTATAAACTACCATTCACCTGCTAATATGACCTCAGACTGGCGATTTGGCAGTTCTAATATTACAAATACATCTTTGGGTTTGGTTCCCACCGATAATCAGATGCCAGTTTGTAGAGGAGATCTACTTGGAGCTTCTTCTTGCTCTACTGCTTCCATGGTGGACTCATTTGGTCCAGGCTTATGGGACCACAGTACTAATTCACTGAACTTGGGGTTTTGTGACATTAATGTCCAAAATCATCCAAGCACTTCAAACACAATAGGACATAGAAAAAGTGGCCCAACTTCTTTGAGAGTTGGTACTGATAAAGCTCTACAAATGGGGTGGAATCCACCAAGCTCCATGCTGAAAGGCGGCATTTTCTTGCCAAGTGCCCCCGGTGTTCTCCCACAAAGCTTATCTCAGTTTCCTGCTGATTCTGCATTTATTGAGCGTGCTGCTAGGTTTTCTTGCTTCAATGGTGGCAATTTTAGTGATATGATGAACCCTTTTGGAATACCTGAGTCTATGGGCCTTTATTCCAGGAGTGGTGGTATGATGCAAGGACCACAAGAGGTTTTTGCAGCTAGTGGATTGAAAACAGTAACTGGTGGACAAGGTCAGAATAATGTCACGATTGTGGGTGAAACTTCTAAAGATGCATCTATGTCAATTGAACATGTGGCTATTGAAGGTCCACTTAAGAATGAGAGGAAAAGCGACAGCCTTGTAAGATCTAATGATGAAGCGAAACAAGGTGCTGGCGGGTCTGGTAATGAGTCTGAGGAAGCTGAATTcagtggtggtggtggtcAAGAGGAGGCATCTACGTTGGAAGGAAATGGCATGGAATTGTCTGCTAAGAGCCTTGgcttgaagaaaagaaaaaggaatggACAG GATATTGAGCTTGATCAGGCCAAGGGAAACCTGCAATCTGTTGAAGCTGCAAAAGATAATGTCGAAGCTCAGCAGAAAGGAGACCAAACCCCAACTTCAACTCCTAATAAGACTTCTGGAAAACAAGGTAAACAAGGGTCTCAGGCTTCAGATCCGCCAAAAGAAGAATATATTCATGTCAGAGCTCGAAGAGGTCAGGCAACAAATAGCCATAGTCTTGCAGAAAGA GTACGAAGGGAAAAGATCAGTGAAAGAATGAAGTTTCTGCAAGACCTTGTACCTGGTTGCAGCAAG GTTACGGGGAAGGCGGTGATGCTAGATGAAATTATCAACTATGTCCAATCATTGCAGCGACAGGTTGAG TTTCTATCAATGAAACTTGCAACAGTGAATCCAAGGCTGGATTTTAACATAGAAGGGCTTCTTGCAAAAGAT ATCCTTCATTCACGAGCTGTTCCTTCATCTACTCTGGCATTTTCCCCAGATATGATTATGGCTTATCCACCATTTAATACATCTCAGCCAGGACTGATTCAAGCTTCGTTTCCTGGCATGGAGAGTCATTCTGATGTTCTTCGGAGAACCATTAGTTCCCAGTTAACACCACTGAGTGGAGTATTCAAGGAGCCTACTCAG TTGCCCAATGCATGGGATGACGAACTCCACAATGTTGTGCAAATGGGCTATGGAACCGGTACTACACAAGATAGCCAAGATGTAAATG GATCATTGCCGGCAGCAGGCCAAATGAAAGCTGAACTCTAA
- the LOC8264642 gene encoding transcription factor bHLH49 isoform X4, whose protein sequence is MDMSDMDKLELEKRGDNPINYHSPANMTSDWRFGSSNITNTSLGLVPTDNQMPVCRGDLLGASSCSTASMVDSFGPGLWDHSTNSLNLGFCDINVQNHPSTSNTIGHRKSGPTSLRVGTDKALQMGWNPPSSMLKGGIFLPSAPGVLPQSLSQFPADSAFIERAARFSCFNGGNFSDMMNPFGIPESMGLYSRSGGMMQGPQEVFAASGLKTVTGGQGQNNVTIVGETSKDASMSIEHVAIEGPLKNERKSDSLVRSNDEAKQGAGGSGNESEEAEFSGGGGQEEASTLEGNGMELSAKSLGLKKRKRNGQDIELDQAKGNLQSVEAAKDNVEAQQKGDQTPTSTPNKTSGKQGKQGSQASDPPKEEYIHVRARRGQATNSHSLAERVRREKISERMKFLQDLVPGCSKVTGKAVMLDEIINYVQSLQRQVEFLSMKLATVNPRLDFNIEGLLAKDILHSRAVPSSTLAFSPDMIMAYPPFNTSQPGLIQASFPGMESHSDVLRRTISSQLTPLSGVFKEPTQLPNAWDDELHNVVQMGYGTGTTQDSQD, encoded by the exons ATGGATATGAGTGACATGGATAAATTAGAGCTAGAGAAGAGGGGTGATAATCCTATAAACTACCATTCACCTGCTAATATGACCTCAGACTGGCGATTTGGCAGTTCTAATATTACAAATACATCTTTGGGTTTGGTTCCCACCGATAATCAGATGCCAGTTTGTAGAGGAGATCTACTTGGAGCTTCTTCTTGCTCTACTGCTTCCATGGTGGACTCATTTGGTCCAGGCTTATGGGACCACAGTACTAATTCACTGAACTTGGGGTTTTGTGACATTAATGTCCAAAATCATCCAAGCACTTCAAACACAATAGGACATAGAAAAAGTGGCCCAACTTCTTTGAGAGTTGGTACTGATAAAGCTCTACAAATGGGGTGGAATCCACCAAGCTCCATGCTGAAAGGCGGCATTTTCTTGCCAAGTGCCCCCGGTGTTCTCCCACAAAGCTTATCTCAGTTTCCTGCTGATTCTGCATTTATTGAGCGTGCTGCTAGGTTTTCTTGCTTCAATGGTGGCAATTTTAGTGATATGATGAACCCTTTTGGAATACCTGAGTCTATGGGCCTTTATTCCAGGAGTGGTGGTATGATGCAAGGACCACAAGAGGTTTTTGCAGCTAGTGGATTGAAAACAGTAACTGGTGGACAAGGTCAGAATAATGTCACGATTGTGGGTGAAACTTCTAAAGATGCATCTATGTCAATTGAACATGTGGCTATTGAAGGTCCACTTAAGAATGAGAGGAAAAGCGACAGCCTTGTAAGATCTAATGATGAAGCGAAACAAGGTGCTGGCGGGTCTGGTAATGAGTCTGAGGAAGCTGAATTcagtggtggtggtggtcAAGAGGAGGCATCTACGTTGGAAGGAAATGGCATGGAATTGTCTGCTAAGAGCCTTGgcttgaagaaaagaaaaaggaatggACAG GATATTGAGCTTGATCAGGCCAAGGGAAACCTGCAATCTGTTGAAGCTGCAAAAGATAATGTCGAAGCTCAGCAGAAAGGAGACCAAACCCCAACTTCAACTCCTAATAAGACTTCTGGAAAACAAGGTAAACAAGGGTCTCAGGCTTCAGATCCGCCAAAAGAAGAATATATTCATGTCAGAGCTCGAAGAGGTCAGGCAACAAATAGCCATAGTCTTGCAGAAAGA GTACGAAGGGAAAAGATCAGTGAAAGAATGAAGTTTCTGCAAGACCTTGTACCTGGTTGCAGCAAG GTTACGGGGAAGGCGGTGATGCTAGATGAAATTATCAACTATGTCCAATCATTGCAGCGACAGGTTGAG TTTCTATCAATGAAACTTGCAACAGTGAATCCAAGGCTGGATTTTAACATAGAAGGGCTTCTTGCAAAAGAT ATCCTTCATTCACGAGCTGTTCCTTCATCTACTCTGGCATTTTCCCCAGATATGATTATGGCTTATCCACCATTTAATACATCTCAGCCAGGACTGATTCAAGCTTCGTTTCCTGGCATGGAGAGTCATTCTGATGTTCTTCGGAGAACCATTAGTTCCCAGTTAACACCACTGAGTGGAGTATTCAAGGAGCCTACTCAG TTGCCCAATGCATGGGATGACGAACTCCACAATGTTGTGCAAATGGGCTATGGAACCGGTACTACACAAGATAGCCAAGAT TAG
- the LOC8264642 gene encoding transcription factor bHLH49 isoform X3, translated as MDMSDMDKLELEKRGDNPINYHSPANMTSDWRFGSSNITNTSLGLVPTDNQMPVCRGDLLGASSCSTASMVDSFGPGLWDHSTNSLNLGFCDINVQNHPSTSNTIGHRKSGPTSLRVGTDKALQMGWNPPSSMLKGGIFLPSAPGVLPQSLSQFPADSAFIERAARFSCFNGGNFSDMMNPFGIPESMGLYSRSGGMMQGPQEVFAASGLKTVTGGQGQNNVTIVGETSKDASMSIEHVAIEGPLKNERKSDSLVRSNDEAKQGAGGSGNESEEAEFSGGGGQEEASTLEGNGMELSAKSLGLKKRKRNGQDIELDQAKGNLQSVEAAKDNVEAQQKGDQTPTSTPNKTSGKQGKQGSQASDPPKEEYIHVRARRGQATNSHSLAERVRREKISERMKFLQDLVPGCSKVTGKAVMLDEIINYVQSLQRQVEFLSMKLATVNPRLDFNIEGLLAKDILHSRAVPSSTLAFSPDMIMAYPPFNTSQPGLIQASFPGMESHSDVLRRTISSQLTPLSGVFKEPTQLPNAWDDELHNVVQMGYGTGTTQDSQDDHCRQQAK; from the exons ATGGATATGAGTGACATGGATAAATTAGAGCTAGAGAAGAGGGGTGATAATCCTATAAACTACCATTCACCTGCTAATATGACCTCAGACTGGCGATTTGGCAGTTCTAATATTACAAATACATCTTTGGGTTTGGTTCCCACCGATAATCAGATGCCAGTTTGTAGAGGAGATCTACTTGGAGCTTCTTCTTGCTCTACTGCTTCCATGGTGGACTCATTTGGTCCAGGCTTATGGGACCACAGTACTAATTCACTGAACTTGGGGTTTTGTGACATTAATGTCCAAAATCATCCAAGCACTTCAAACACAATAGGACATAGAAAAAGTGGCCCAACTTCTTTGAGAGTTGGTACTGATAAAGCTCTACAAATGGGGTGGAATCCACCAAGCTCCATGCTGAAAGGCGGCATTTTCTTGCCAAGTGCCCCCGGTGTTCTCCCACAAAGCTTATCTCAGTTTCCTGCTGATTCTGCATTTATTGAGCGTGCTGCTAGGTTTTCTTGCTTCAATGGTGGCAATTTTAGTGATATGATGAACCCTTTTGGAATACCTGAGTCTATGGGCCTTTATTCCAGGAGTGGTGGTATGATGCAAGGACCACAAGAGGTTTTTGCAGCTAGTGGATTGAAAACAGTAACTGGTGGACAAGGTCAGAATAATGTCACGATTGTGGGTGAAACTTCTAAAGATGCATCTATGTCAATTGAACATGTGGCTATTGAAGGTCCACTTAAGAATGAGAGGAAAAGCGACAGCCTTGTAAGATCTAATGATGAAGCGAAACAAGGTGCTGGCGGGTCTGGTAATGAGTCTGAGGAAGCTGAATTcagtggtggtggtggtcAAGAGGAGGCATCTACGTTGGAAGGAAATGGCATGGAATTGTCTGCTAAGAGCCTTGgcttgaagaaaagaaaaaggaatggACAG GATATTGAGCTTGATCAGGCCAAGGGAAACCTGCAATCTGTTGAAGCTGCAAAAGATAATGTCGAAGCTCAGCAGAAAGGAGACCAAACCCCAACTTCAACTCCTAATAAGACTTCTGGAAAACAAGGTAAACAAGGGTCTCAGGCTTCAGATCCGCCAAAAGAAGAATATATTCATGTCAGAGCTCGAAGAGGTCAGGCAACAAATAGCCATAGTCTTGCAGAAAGA GTACGAAGGGAAAAGATCAGTGAAAGAATGAAGTTTCTGCAAGACCTTGTACCTGGTTGCAGCAAG GTTACGGGGAAGGCGGTGATGCTAGATGAAATTATCAACTATGTCCAATCATTGCAGCGACAGGTTGAG TTTCTATCAATGAAACTTGCAACAGTGAATCCAAGGCTGGATTTTAACATAGAAGGGCTTCTTGCAAAAGAT ATCCTTCATTCACGAGCTGTTCCTTCATCTACTCTGGCATTTTCCCCAGATATGATTATGGCTTATCCACCATTTAATACATCTCAGCCAGGACTGATTCAAGCTTCGTTTCCTGGCATGGAGAGTCATTCTGATGTTCTTCGGAGAACCATTAGTTCCCAGTTAACACCACTGAGTGGAGTATTCAAGGAGCCTACTCAG TTGCCCAATGCATGGGATGACGAACTCCACAATGTTGTGCAAATGGGCTATGGAACCGGTACTACACAAGATAGCCAAGAT GATCATTGCCGGCAGCAGGCCAAATGA
- the LOC8264643 gene encoding putative pentatricopeptide repeat-containing protein At1g68930 has protein sequence MYKMSSSSNQYSSLLKFCCETRNQSQAKKLHCHIIKTLANPEPFLYNNLMNAYGKLGNIAYARHLFDGMPQRNSFSWNTILSAYSKSGHLPKMKEIFSLMPNRDGVSWNTILSGYASYGSVSDAVKAYNSMMRDGVFNLNRITFSTMLILASSRELVDLGRQIHGHIMKFGFGGYVFVGSPLVDMYAKTGLVYEAKKVFDEMPDRNVVMHNTMITGLLKFGMMEDSKRLFHGMKERDNISWTTMITGLVQNGLEEEAIDFFRQMRLDGIGMDQYTFGSVLTACGGLTALREGKQVHAFIIRSDCTDNVFVGSALVDMYCKCKILRYAEAVFKRMKYKNVVSWTAILVGYGQNGFSEEAVKVFCDMQRNGIEPDDFTLGSVISSCANLVSLEEGAQFHCRALVSGLISSITVSNALVTLYGKCGSIEDSDRLFNEMNFRDEVSWTALISGYAQFGKARETIELFERMLAHGLKPDAVTFIGVLLACSRAGLVARGQQFFDSMLEEYGIIPVPDHYTCMIDLFSRAGKLEEAKNFINRMPFPPDAIGWATLLSSCRLYGNVEIGKWAGQSLLELEPQNPAGYILLSSIYAAKGKWNNVAELRRGMREKGARKEPGCSWIKYKSKIHIFSADDQSSPFSDQIYAELNKLNQKMIEEGYTPDASSILHDVEESEKIKMLNHHSEKLAIAFGLIFIPCSLPIRVVKNLRVCGDCHNATKYISKITQREILVRDAVRFHLFKDGTCSCGDFW, from the coding sequence ATGTACAAGATGTCCTCTTCTTCAAATCAGTATTCCTCGTTACTAAAATTCTGCTGCGAGACCCGAAACCAGTCCCAGGCCAAGAAGCTTCATTGCCACATAATCAAGACCCTAGCTAATCCTGAACCTTTTCTATATAACAATCTCATGAATGCCTATGGCAAGCTAGGCAACATAGCATATGCGCGCCACTTGTTCGATGGAATGCCCCAGCgaaattctttttcatggAATACCATTCTTTCTGCTTATTCGAAATCTGGACATCTGCCAAAAATGAAAGAGATTTTCAGTCTCATGCCAAATCGAGATGGGGTCTCGTGGAATACTATTCTTTCGGGGTATGCTTCTTATGGTTCAGTTAGTGACGCTGTTAAGGCTTATAATTCAATGATGAGAGATGGcgtttttaatttgaataggATTACGTTTTCAACAATGCTTATATTGGCTTCAAGTCGAGAGCTTGTTGATTTGGGTAGGCAGATACATGGGcatattatgaaatttggGTTTGGAGGTTATGTCTTTGTGGGTAGCCCCTTGGTTGATATGTATGCAAAAACGGGTTTAGTTTATGAGGCAAAGAAGGTTTTTGATGAGATGCCAGATAGGAATGTGGTAATGCATAATACAATGATCACTGGGCTTTTGAAATTTGGGATGATGGAGGATTCAAAGCGGCTGTTTCATGGTATGAAGGAAAGAGATAACATTTCATGGACAACAATGATTACAGGGCTTGTACAAAATGGATTGGAGGAAGAAGCTATTGATTTCTTTAGACAGATGAGACTAGATGGGATAGGTATGGATCAATATACTTTTGGTAGTGTGTTGACTGCTTGTGGGGGCCTCACGGCCTTAAGAGAAGGCAAACAAGTTCATGCTTTTATAATTAGGAGTGATTGTACGGATAATGTCTTTGTGGGTAGTGCACTTGTTGACATGTATTGCAAGTGTAAAATTTTGCGATATGCAGAAGCAGTTTTCAAGAGAATGAAATATAAGAATGTTGTGTCATGGACTGCAATATTAGTGGGTTATGGCCAGAATGGCTTCAGTGAAGAAGCTGTTAAGGTTTTCTGTGACATGCAGAGAAATGGAATTGAGCCAGATGACTTTACCCTAGGAAGTGTGATAAGTTCATGTGCAAACCTAGTCAGCTTAGAAGAGGGTGCTCAGTTTCATTGTCGAGCTCTAGTTTCTGGCTTGATCTCTTCTATAACAGTCTCCAATGCACTTGTCACATTGTATGGTAAATGTGGAAGCATAGAAGATTCTGATCGCTTGTTCAATGAGATGAACTTCAGAGATGAAGTCTCTTGGACAGCATTGATATCAGGATATGCACAATTTGGAAAGGCCAGAGAGACAATTGAGTTGTTTGAAAGAATGTTGGCTCATGGTCTGAAACCTGATGCAGTTACCTTCATAGGAGTCCTTTTGGCTTGTAGTAGAGCAGGATTAGTGGCAAGAGGACAGCAGTTTTTTGACTCAATGCTAGAAGAATATGGAATAATTCCTGTTCCTGATCACTACACTTGCATGATTGACCTATTTAGTCGAGCTGGAAAGTTAGAAGAAGCCAAAAACTTTATCAATAGGATGCCTTTCCCTCCTGATGCAATTGGTTGGGCCACTTTGCTAAGCTCATGCAGGCTTTATGGTAATGTGGAAATAGGGAAATGGGCAGGTCAGTCTCTTCTAGAACTAGAGCCCCAGAACCCTGCAGGTTATATCTTGCTTTCTAGTATCTATGCTGCTAAGGGTAAATGGAATAATGTAGCCGAATTAAGGAGAGGAATGCGAGAAAAGGGAGCCAGAAAGGAACCAGGATGTAGCTGGATCAAATATAAGAGCAAAATTCACATTTTTTCAGCAGATGATCAGTCAAGTCCATTCTCTGATCAGATTTATGCGGAGCTGAataaattaaaccaaaaaatGATAGAGGAAGGTTACACACCAGACGCTAGCTCAATTCTCCATGATGTGGAGGAATCAGAGAAGATAAAGATGCTTAACCACCACAGTGAGAAGCTTGCAATTGCTTTTGGattgatatttattccttGCAGCCTTCCCATACGAGTAGTTAAAAATCTGAGGGTATGTGGGGATTGTCACAATGCtactaaatatatttcaaagaTAACTCAAAGAGAAATACTCGTAAGAGATGCTGTTCGGTTCCATTTGTTCAAAGATGGAACTTGTTCATGTGGAGATTTCTGGTAA